The following proteins are co-located in the Lagenorhynchus albirostris chromosome 2, mLagAlb1.1, whole genome shotgun sequence genome:
- the MRPL24 gene encoding large ribosomal subunit protein uL24m — MRLSALLALASKVTLPPNYRYGMSRPGSLSDRKKNPPGTRRRRVAVEPISDEDWHLFCGDRVEILEGKDAGKQGKVVQVIRQRNWVVVEGLNTHYRYVGKTVDYRGTMIPSEAPLLHNQVKLVDPVDRKPTEVEWRFTEAGERVRVSRRSGRIIPKPEFPRADGIVPETWIGGPKDTSVEDALEKTYVPSLKTLEEEVMEAMGIQETRRHKKVYWY; from the exons ATGCGGCTCTCTGCTCTGCTGGCCTTGGCATCCAAGGTCACTCTGCCTCCCAATTACCGCTATGGGATGAGCCGCCCAGGCTCCTTGTCAGACAGGAAGAAGAACCCTCCAGGGACTAGGCGGCGCCGGGTGGCTGTGGAACCTATCTCTGATGAAGACTGGCATCTGTTCTGTGGGGACAGG GTCGAGATCCTAGAAGGCAAGGACGCTGGGAAGCAAGGCAAAGTGGTTCAAGTTATCCGGCAGCGAAACTGGGTGGTCGTGGAGGGGCTGAATACA CATTATCGCTATGTTGGCAAGACCGTGGATTACCGGGGAACCATGATCCCCAGCGAAGCACCCTTGCTCCACAACCAGGTCAAACTTGTGGATCCTGTGGACAG GAAACCCACTGAGGTGGAGTGGAGATTCACTGAGGCAGGAGAGCGGGTACGAGTCTCCAGAAGATCAGGAAGAATTATCCCTAAACCTGAATTTCCCAGAGCTGATGGCATCGTCCCTGAAACATGGATTG GTGGCCCCAAAGACACATCAGTGGAAGATGCTCTAGAAAAAACCTATGTGCCCAGTCTAAAGACACTGGAGGAGGAGGTGATGGAGGCGATGGGGATCCAGGAGACTCGGAGACATAAGAAAGTCTATTGGTATTGA
- the METTL25B gene encoding methyltransferase-like protein 25B gives MPGVSARGLSHEARRQLAVNLTRVVTLYRSILDAYIIEFFTDNLWGTLPCSWQEALDGLNPPQLATLLLGKPGEGEVARYRSVWPLTLLALKSTAYALAFTRTPGFQTPSEFLENPSQSSRLTAPFRKHVRPKKQHEIRRLGELVKKLSDLTGCTQVVDVGSGQGHLSRFMSLGLGLMVKSIEGDQRLVERAQRLDQELLQALQKEEKRNPQVVHTGPRHRPHHVVRWVDPTALCEELLLPLENSPQSEARLLLTGLHACGDLSVALLRHFCRPEVAALASVGCCYMKLSDPGGYPLSQWVAGLPGRELPYRLREGACHALEEYAERLQKAGPGLRTHCYRAALETVIRRARPELRRPGVQGIPRVHELKIEEYVQRGLQRVGLDPHLPLNLAALRAHQSQENRVVAFFSLALLLAPLVETLILLDRLLYLQEQGFHAELLPIFSPELSPRNLVLVATKRPLGETFSVLETEDS, from the exons GAATTTTTCACAGACAACCTATGGGGCACACTCCCTTGCTCATGGCAGGAAGCCCTGGATGGACTGAACCCGCCACAGCTGGCCACACTGCTGCTGGGGAagcctggggaaggggaagtggCCAG GTACAGGTCGGTGTGGCCACTCACCCTGCTGGCCCTGAAGTCCACAGCCTATGCCCTGGCTTTTACCCGGACGCCTGGGTTTCAGACCCCCTCAGAGTTCCTGGAGAACCCCAGCCAGAGTTCCCGACTGACAGCTCCATTCCGGAAACATGTCAGGCCCAAGAAGCAGCATGAGATTCGGAGGCTGGGAGAG TTGGTGAAGAAGCTGAGTGACCTCACAGGCTGCACCCAAGTTGTGGATGTAGGCTCAGGCCAG GGCCATCTCTCCCGCTTCAtgtccctggggctggggctgatGGTGAAGAGCATTGAAGGGGATCAGAGACTGGTGGAGAGAGCCCAGCGCCTAGACCAGGAGCTCCTGCAGGCTCTGCagaaagaggagaagaggaaCCCACAG GTGGTCCACACTGGCCCTCGCCACCGCCCCCACCATGTGGTTAGGTGGGTAGACCCCACGGCCCTGTGTGAGGAGCTCCTGCTTCCACTGGAGAACTCACCTCAGAGTGAGGCCCGCTTGCTGCTGACAGGCCTCCACGCCTGTGGGGATCTGAGTGTTGCCTTGCTGAGGCACTTCTGCCGCCCTGAGGTGGCGGCCCTGGCCTCAGTGGGCTGCTGTTACATGAAGCTGAGTGACCCCGGTGGCTACCCACTGAGTCAGTGGGTGGCTGGGCTGCCCGGCCGTGAACTGCCCTACAGGCTACGGGAGGGGGCCTGCCACGCCCTGGAGGAATACGCTGAGCGGCTGCAGAAAGCAGGCCCTGGCCTCCGAACCCACTGCTACCGGGCAGCACTGGAGACAGTCATCCGGCGTGCCCGGCCCGAGCTCCGTCGGCCAGGCGTGCAGGGGATCCCCAGGGTCCACGAGCTCAAGATTGAAGA ATACGTGCAGCGGGGGCTCCAGCGGGTGGGGCTTGACCCCCACCTGCCGCTGAATCTGGCTGCCCTTCGGGCCCACCAGTCCCAGGAGAACCGTGTGGTGGCCTTCTTCAGCCTGGCCCTGCTGCTGGCCCCGCTGGTGGAGACACTGATTCTACTGGACCGGCTGCTCTACCTTCAGGAGCAGG GCTTCCATGCTGAGCTCCTGCCCATCTTCAGCCCCGAACTCTCTCCGAGAAACCTGGTTCTGGTGGCCACCAAAAGGCCTCTGGGTGAGACCTTCTCTGTTCTGGAGACTGAAGACAGCTGA